The following nucleotide sequence is from Pochonia chlamydosporia 170 chromosome 4, whole genome shotgun sequence.
AGagacagcctcaccagcacagcacagTACACCAGACATCACGATGGGACCGAGCCAAGATACTAGTGTATATATCCTCCGCATCTCCTGAACAAAAATGGGCGAGATTTTGCTCCTCGATGCGTGGGTGGCAGGCAGAAACCAAAGATACCTTGACCCCTAATATTTCCTACTCATTCAGCTCTGGCTCGTTTCGTTGCGCGACCATCACAAGCAGAGTCGAGATACCCCCGTCATCAATTACCCAATAACAGCAAAGAGGCTGGCGTCATTCAACACATGTGAATACCAGTCCTCAGACACAACTCTTGGCTGTACTTGGTAACGATTGCCCATCAAAATAAGTCCAAGTCTGCGGCACTCACTCAATCAACGCAAAATCCCCATGACTTCTCCGACATAGTTAACGTGAACCCGGTCGAACTCGTCCGCGATAGAAACCAACCTCAACTCACCCGTGAGCCCATACTGGGCAGATATCGATCGCCATGGATCTATTGCGCCAAACAAATACTCTCACCAAAAAGACGCTCAGAATTATCCTCCTTCGTCACTTCACAAGTACCATCTACAGCGCCTTCGTTCTCCCTGTCATCGCATCGCTCTATCTCGGTCTCGGTCAAAAATTCAATAACCCCAATAACAAATTCGGTATTGGAACCCCTCAGGACATATTTTCCCTTGGCGATGCCCTGGCCAAAGCCCAAGGCGGTCGCGATACCGTTGCCTTTGTAAACACAGGCCATTCTGGAGGGGAAATTGATCGCGTCATTGTCTCCCTCAGCAAGACTGTTACAGACGCAGGAAAGAACGCGACCAAGATTTCCAACGAAGACGATCTTGGCTATGTTTGCAAGAGCACTATCCGTGGTACATCCAATTGCTATGGCGCCGTTGTGTTTTACTCGTCTCCCAATGAGGGCAGCGGCGGCATCTGGAACTATACCCTTCGTGCCGATGCTGGTTTGGGACTCTACTTTAGGAACGACCACGATGACAACGACCCAGAAGTCTATACGCTTCCTCTGCAGCACGCCGTTGATGCGGCCATTGCTGGCGACTCGTTTCCATCCAGGGTGCAACAATACCCCTACACTCAGCAGACGGAGGAAGAGCGAGAAGCACAGGTGTTGCGTGAGTATCAGAAGACGTTTATCAACTACCTCAGTGTCGCGTTTGTCATTGCCCTCATCGGCGTCTGCTACCACATGCCGGGAGTGATTGCCACTGAGCGAGAGACGGGTATTTCGCAACTCATCGACGCCATGATGCCCGCCACCCGTGGTTGGCATCGACAGTTTGTTCGACTTGTCTCTCACCAGAATGCATTCATCATGACGTATCTACCTGGTTGGATAATTGCATCCCTTGTCTGTCGTGCTCTTATATGGAAGAATACCAGCGTCGGAATCATgatcatcttcttcatcctcagTGGATTCGCCATCACATCCATGTCTCTCCTTGGAGCCTGTCTATGGAGAAAAGCCCAGATGTCTGGCGTCGTCACCGCAGTGGTATGGATCGCATTGGGTATCGTCGCGCAAGCTGTTCCAAATCCAGGAACAGCCACAGTCGCCATTCTCGGCTTGTTGTTTACTCCCTGCAACTTTGTCTACTTCATCACCTACATCGCGAGATATGAGCAGGACGGCCAGGGCGCCAATTTGGCCAAAGCACACAAAGACAGTCCCTGGAAACTTCCCGGCATAATTCTATGGGTGTTCCTTATTTTGCAATTCCTCGCCTATCCCTTTATCGCCGCGTTTTTGGAACGCACATTGCATGGTGTCACGACTGGCGTTCGCAGTGCATCGTCGCCCGAGAAGGCCACTGCTCAAAACGGGGACGTCATTCGCGTCGAGAACATGACCAAGATCTACCGCCCGGGCTTGTTGCGTCGATTCTTCTCCTTTGTTTCCCCGCCACGACCCAAGGTCGTTGCCGTCGATAATCTTACCTTGACTGCGAAAAGGGGCCAGATCTTGGCTTTGCTCGGTGCAAATGGTAGCGGCAAGAGCACAACTCTGGATATCATCGCTGGTATTAGCAATTTCACCACCGGCAATGTTTCCATCGACGCTAGGGGTGGCCTTGGAATTGCGCCGCAAAAGAACGTGCTCTGGGATGACCTCACAGTCGAAGAACACATCAAGATCTTTAATCAGCTCAAGTCTCCTCACAAGTATGCCAGCAATGAAGAGACGGCAGCTCTGATTAAAGCCATTGGTCTGGccccaaagacaaaggccATGTCTAAAACTCTTTCAGGCGGACAGAAGCGCAAACTACAGTTGGGAATGATGTTGACTGGCGGCAGTGCCGTGTGCTGTGTTGACGAAGTTTCATCCGGTATCGATCCGCTCTCCAGAAGAAAGATTTGGGACATTCTCCTGTCGGAGAGAGGAAATAGGACCATCGTTATGACTACTCATTTCTTGGACGAGGCTGATTTGCTCGCCGATAATATTGCTATTCTGTCCAAGGGGAAGCTTCGAGCTGAAGGCTCGTCCGCGCAGCTCAAAGACAGCTTTGGCGCCGGATATCGGGTCCATGTTCTCAATGCAAGACACATGAAACACGCTCCTGAAGTACCTGGGGTGCAACGCAAGGAACtatccaacaccatcacctACGTGGCGCCTTCATCTAGACTTGCTGCAGAGGTCATTCGCACTTTGGAACAAGCCCGGATTCCGTATCAATTCTCTGGCCCCACAATCGAGGACGTCTTCTTGAATCTAGCCGACGAGGTGAGAGAGAACGAAGAATTGAATAAAAAGCACGAGGAGGCTCGCCAGCTTCCCACCAAGGAGAGGTCATCGGACTCTGAAGATGCCGTCAAACACGCCGGAGCCACTCATCAGGGCCTCCTACCTGGCCGGCCCATCAACTGGGCAAGTCAAATCTTAGTCTTCCTTCGCAAGCGTCTCACAGTTCTCAAGACAAACTGGGTTCCCTATGCCATCGCGTTCCTTGTCCCTattgttgccgccgccataACACAAATGCttgtcaagggcaagggccCCGTGGGATGCAGTCCCAGGGATTCGGGGTCCAGAGCAGATTTCGATGACTTGACCAAGTTTTACAAATCCGCAAGCTTAGTCGGGGGACCGTCATCCAAGTTCAACGCCAGTGTAGCGAAAGACCTCACCAAGTCCATTGTTCCAGGTTCTGTCGATGTTGgcaacttctccttcaaaTTGGTCGACTCCCTCTCGGAAATGCAGTCGTACATTGAGAGCAACCGACTTAAGGTATCACCtggtggatggtggctgGGAGATTCCGGATCCGTTCCCACTATCGCCTGGAGAGCCGATAACTTTTCCATGTATACGTCCTTTTTGACGCAGAACCTTATGAA
It contains:
- a CDS encoding ABC transporter (similar to Neosartorya fischeri NRRL 181 XP_001259741.1) is translated as MDLLRQTNTLTKKTLRIILLRHFTSTIYSAFVLPVIASLYLGLGQKFNNPNNKFGIGTPQDIFSLGDALAKAQGGRDTVAFVNTGHSGGEIDRVIVSLSKTVTDAGKNATKISNEDDLGYVCKSTIRGTSNCYGAVVFYSSPNEGSGGIWNYTLRADAGLGLYFRNDHDDNDPEVYTLPLQHAVDAAIAGDSFPSRVQQYPYTQQTEEEREAQVLREYQKTFINYLSVAFVIALIGVCYHMPGVIATERETGISQLIDAMMPATRGWHRQFVRLVSHQNAFIMTYLPGWIIASLVCRALIWKNTSVGIMIIFFILSGFAITSMSLLGACLWRKAQMSGVVTAVVWIALGIVAQAVPNPGTATVAILGLLFTPCNFVYFITYIARYEQDGQGANLAKAHKDSPWKLPGIILWVFLILQFLAYPFIAAFLERTLHGVTTGVRSASSPEKATAQNGDVIRVENMTKIYRPGLLRRFFSFVSPPRPKVVAVDNLTLTAKRGQILALLGANGSGKSTTLDIIAGISNFTTGNVSIDARGGLGIAPQKNVLWDDLTVEEHIKIFNQLKSPHKYASNEETAALIKAIGLAPKTKAMSKTLSGGQKRKLQLGMMLTGGSAVCCVDEVSSGIDPLSRRKIWDILLSERGNRTIVMTTHFLDEADLLADNIAILSKGKLRAEGSSAQLKDSFGAGYRVHVLNARHMKHAPEVPGVQRKELSNTITYVAPSSRLAAEVIRTLEQARIPYQFSGPTIEDVFLNLADEVRENEELNKKHEEARQLPTKERSSDSEDAVKHAGATHQGLLPGRPINWASQILVFLRKRLTVLKTNWVPYAIAFLVPIVAAAITQMLVKGKGPVGCSPRDSGSRADFDDLTKFYKSASLVGGPSSKFNASVAKDLTKSIVPGSVDVGNFSFKLVDSLSEMQSYIESNRLKVSPGGWWLGDSGSVPTIAWRADNFSMYTSFLTQNLMNTMLANLTIGARYTHFDSPIAPGTLDALQLVIYFCIGCSIFPGLFGLYPNYEKRQQIRGLQYSSGARTIPVWAAHLLFDFAIILVSMALVTIIFATTSDIWYHPGYLFPVFMLYGMVAILWSYFFSLVCKSALATYAATAVLQGLGFAVYMISFLFILTFSSAASLDKSILISHWVIAIIFPTGSLIRAFFIALNTFSTTCDGDKLQSYPGAMVAYGGPILYLAVQAILLFGLVLWLEVGTGKYATGHAKTTVEVDDPEIANELVRVDNAGQDAEGLRVSHLTKAFKKNTVVDNVTFGIDHGEVFALLGPNGAGKSTTISLIRGDLHPSRNGGDVFVEKASVIKNRALARQNLGVCPQFDAIDSMTVEEHLQHYARIRGISNVDEQVDAVIRAVGLGVYTKVMAHTLSGGNKRKLSLAIALTGNPSVILLDEPSSGLDAAAKRVMWRTLETIVPGRSILLTTHSMEEADALANRAGIMAKRMLALGNTDTLRHRFGDTLHVHLVSKTAPHSTPEEMDYIRGWIAQTFSNAEIEQETYHGQMRYSIPCSVMPHVKSSEKGGSSTPGSAIGQLLVMLEENKEALGIAHYSVTPTTLNEVFLNIVGQHDILEEGYKEEKKPWYKKRISDWF